Proteins found in one Ischnura elegans chromosome 11, ioIscEleg1.1, whole genome shotgun sequence genomic segment:
- the LOC124168491 gene encoding sodium/potassium-transporting ATPase subunit alpha isoform X5 codes for MYTSSSLSAESNPSTTKGYRQKSERDMIPGFALDTVEVLHSTMMVLDDNPSQHGRSDSYRVATIPSIRDDNKTADGMPKSRRKHPKKTKSEKADDLDDLKQELDIDHHKISIEELYQRLQSNPDTGLSHAKAKENLERDGPNALTPPKQTPEWVKFCKNLFGGFALLLWIGAILCFIAYSIQASTVEEPADDNLYLGVVLSAVVIITGCFSYYQEAKSSAIMESFKSMVPQFATVLRDGEKLTLRAEDIVIGDVVEVKFGDRIPADIRIIESRGFKVDNSSLTGESEPQSRGPEFTNENPLETKNLAFFSTNAVEGTAKGIVISCGDNTVMGRIAGLASGLDTGETPIAKEIHHFIHLITGVAVFLGVTFFVIAFILGYHWLDAVIFLIGIIVANVPEGLLATVTVCLTLTAKRMASKNCLVKNLEAVETLGSTSTICSDKTGTLTQNRMTVAHMWFDNQIIEADTTEDQSGVQYDRTSPGFKALARIATLCNRAEFKGGQDGVPILKKEVNGDASEAALLKCMELALGDVLSIRKRNKKVCEIPFNSTNKYQVSIHETEEANDPRHLLVMKGAPERILDRCSTIFINGKEKVLDEEMKEAFNNAYLELGGLGERVLGFCDFMLPSDKFPLGFHFDCDDPNFPISNLRFVGLMSMIDPPRAAVPDAVAKCRSAGIKVIMVTGDHPITAKAIAKSVGIISEGNETVEDIAQRLNIPVSEVNPREAKAAVVHGSELRELSSDQLDEILRHHTEIVFARTSPQQKLIIVEGCQRMGAIVAVTGDGVNDSPALKKADIGVAMGIAGSDVSKQAADMILLDDNFASIVTGVEEGRLIFDNLKKSIAYTLTSNIPEISPFLLFILADVPLPLGTVTILCIDLGTDMVPAISLAYEEAESDIMKRQPRNPFTDKLVNERLISMAYGQIGMIQAAAGFFVYFVIMAENGFLPMKLLGIRKQWDSKAVNDLTDSYGQEWTYRDRKTLEYTCHTAFFASIVIVQWADLIICKTRRNSIVHQGMKNWVLNFGLLFETALAAFLSYTPGMDKGLRMFPLKFAWWLPALPFSLAIFIYDESRRFYLRRNPGGWLEQETYY; via the exons CATGGACGTTCTGATTCATATCGCGTTGCGACGATCCCTTCCATACGAGATGACAACAAGACTGCTGATGGAATGCCGAAG TCGAGGAGGAAACACCCTAAGAAGACCAAATCAGAAAAAGCTGATGACCTCGATGATTTGAAACAGGAGTTAGATATCGACCATCATAAAATATCAATCGAAGAACTATATCAACGCCTACAATCAAACCCTGATACT GGTCTTTCACATGCCAAGGCCAAGGAAAACTTGGAACGAGATGGCCCAAACGCCCTCACACCTCCTAAACAAACCCCAGAATGGGTCAAATTCTGCAAGAACCTCTTTGGAGGCTTTGCCTTACTTTTATGGATTGGTGCAATCCTCTGCTTCATTGCCTATTCCATTCAGGCGAGCACAGTTGAAGAGCCTGCTGATGATAAT TTGTATTTGGGTGTAGTATTGTCAGCCGTAGTGATCATCACTGGGTGCTTCTCGTATTACCAAGAGGCAAAATCTTCTGCAATCATGGAATCCTTTAAGAGTATGGTACCCCAG TTTGCTACAGTGCTTCGTGATGGTGAAAAGTTGACCTTAAGAGCTGAAGACATTGTTATAGGTGATGTTGTTGAGGTTAAGTTTGGAGATCGTATTCCAGCAGACATCCGTATCATCGAATCTCGAGGCTTTAAGGTGGATAACTCTTCCCTCACTGGTGAATCTGAACCTCAAAGCCGTGGCCCTGAATTCACCAATGAAAATCCACTTGAAACCAAAAATTTGGCTTTCTTCTCCACTAATGCTGTGGAAG GCACTGCTAAGGGCATTGTGATAAGCTGTGGTGACAATACTGTCATGGGACGAATTGCTGGTTTGGCTTCAGGCCTTGATACTGGCGAGACCCCCATTGCTAAGGAAATCCACCATTTCATTCACTTGATCACTGGAGTAGCTGTGTTCTTAGGTGTAACCTTCTTCGTAATTGCTTTCATTCTTGGTTATCACTGGCTGGATGCTGTCATTTTCCTCATTGGTATCATTGTAGCCAATGTGCCAGAAGGATTGCTGGCTACTGTCACG GTGTGTTTGACTCTAACTGCCAAACGAATGGCTTCCAAGAACTGCCTTGTGAAGAATTTGGAAGCTGTAGAAACCTTGGGATCCACCTCCACCATCTGCTCTGATAAAACTGGCACCCTTACCCAAAACAGGATGACAGTGGCTCACATGTGGTTTGACAATCAGATCATTGAAGCTGATACCACTGAGGATCAGTCTG GAGTACAATACGACAGGACAAGCCCAGGTTTCAAGGCATTGGCTCGCATTGCTACCCTCTGCAATCGTGCTGAGTTCAAGGGAGGTCAAGATGGTGTACCAATTCTTAAAAA GGAAGTTAATGGTGATGCTTCTGAGGCTGCCCTTCTGAAATGTATGGAATTGGCTCTTGGAGATGTTTTGAGTATCCGAAAGCGCAACAAGAAGGTGTGTGAAATTCCATTCAACTCGACCAACAAATACCAGGTGTCAATTCATGAAACAGAAGAAGCAAATGACCCACGACACTTGCTTGTGATGAAGGGTGCTCCAGAGCGAATCTTGGACAGGTGCTCCACCATCTTCATCAACGGAAAGGAGAAGGTTCTGGATGAAGAGATGAAAGAGGCTTTCAACAATGCTTACTTGGAACTTGGTGGTCTTGGAGAGCGAGTTTTGG GTTTCTGTGACTTCATGCTGCCGTCTGACAAATTCCCTCTGGGATTCCACTTTGACTGTGATGACCCTAACTTCCCCATCTCAAATCTCCGATTTGTTGGCCTCATGTCTATGATTGATCCTCCCCGAGCTGCTGTGCCTGATGCTGTTGCCAAGTGCCGTTCTGCTGGTATTAAGGTCATCATGGTTACTGGTGATCATCCTATCACTGCCAAGGCTATTGCCAAGTCTGTTGGAATTATTTCTGAAG GAAATGAAACTGTTGAAGACATTGCCCAGCGTTTGAATATCCCAGTTTCTGAAGTCAATCCCAGGGAAGCTAAGGCAGCTGTTGTCCACGGATCGGAACTGAGAGAATTGTCATCTGACCAGCTGGATGAAATTTTGAG GCATCATACAGAAATTGTGTTTGCCAGAACTTCTCCTCAGCAGAAACTCATCATTGTTGAAGGCTGTCAGCGAATGGGAGCAATTGTGGCTGTGACAGGTGACGGTGTGAATGACTCTCCTGCTCTGAAAAAAGCTGACATTG gTGTTGCCATGGGTATCGCAGGTTCTGATGTGTCCAAACAAGCTGCTGACATGATTCTGCTTGATGATAACTTTGCCTCCATTGTGACTGGTGTAGAGGAAGGACGACTGATTTTTGACAACCTGAAGAAGTCCATTGCCTACACCCTGACTTCCAACATTCCTGAAATTTCACCTTTCCTGCTTTTCATCTTGGCTGATGTACCTCTTCCTCTTGGCACTGTCACCATTCTTTGCATTGATTTGGGAACTGACATG GTCCCTGCCATTTCCCTGGCCTATGAAGAAGCTGAATCTGATATCATGAAGCGACAGCCCCGAAATCCTTTCACAGATAAACTTGTAAACGAAAG GCTAATTTCCATGGCCTATGGGCAAATTGGAATGATCCAAGCGGCTGCTGGCTTCTTTGTATACTTTGTAATCATGGCAGAGAATGGTTTCTTGCCAATGAAACTCCTTGGAATCCGAAAGCAGTGGGATTCCAAGGCTGTAAATGATCTGACTGACTCCTATGGCCAAGAATGG ACTTACCGGGACAGGAAGACCCTTGAGTACACTTGCCATACAGCCTTCTTTGCCTCCATTGTCATTGTACAGTGGGCTGACTTAATTATCTGCAAAACCCGACGAAACTCAATTGTTCATCAGGGAATGAA GAATTGGGTGTTGAACTTTGGGCTGTTGTTTGAAACTGCGTTGGCTGCTTTCTTGTCATACACTCCTGGAATGGACAAAGGATTGAGAATGTTCCCTCTGAA
- the LOC124168491 gene encoding sodium/potassium-transporting ATPase subunit alpha isoform X8, producing MKCHGRSDSYRVATIPSIRDDNKTADGMPKSRRKHPKKTKSEKADDLDDLKQELDIDHHKISIEELYQRLQSNPDTGLSHAKAKENLERDGPNALTPPKQTPEWVKFCKNLFGGFALLLWIGAILCFIAYSIQASTVEEPADDNLYLGVVLAAVVIITGCFSYYQESKSSKIMESFKNMVPQFATVLRDGEKLTLRAEDIVIGDVVEVKFGDRIPADIRIIESRGFKVDNSSLTGESEPQSRGPEFTNENPLETKNLAFFSTNAVEGTAKGIVISCGDNTVMGRIAGLASGLDTGETPIAKEIHHFIHLITGVAVFLGVTFFVIAFILGYHWLDAVIFLIGIIVANVPEGLLATVTVCLTLTAKRMASKNCLVKNLEAVETLGSTSTICSDKTGTLTQNRMTVAHMWFDNQIIEADTTEDQSGVQYDRTSPGFKALARIATLCNRAEFKGGQDGVPILKKEVNGDASEAALLKCMELALGDVLSIRKRNKKVCEIPFNSTNKYQVSIHETEEANDPRHLLVMKGAPERILDRCSTIFINGKEKVLDEEMKEAFNNAYLELGGLGERVLGFCDFMLPSDKFPLGFHFDCDDPNFPISNLRFVGLMSMIDPPRAAVPDAVAKCRSAGIKVIMVTGDHPITAKAIAKSVGIISEGNETVEDIAQRLNIPVSEVNPREAKAAVVHGSELRELSSDQLDEILRHHTEIVFARTSPQQKLIIVEGCQRMGAIVAVTGDGVNDSPALKKADIGVAMGIAGSDVSKQAADMILLDDNFASIVTGVEEGRLIFDNLKKSIAYTLTSNIPEISPFLLFILADVPLPLGTVTILCIDLGTDMVPAISLAYEEAESDIMKRQPRNPFTDKLVNERLISMAYGQIGMIQAAAGFFVYFVIMAENGFLPMKLLGIRKQWDSKAVNDLTDSYGQEWTYRDRKTLEYTCHTAFFASIVIVQWADLIICKTRRNSIVHQGMKNWVLNFGLLFETALAAFLSYTPGMDKGLRMFPLKFAWWLPALPFSLAIFIYDESRRFYLRRNPGGWLEQETYY from the exons CATGGACGTTCTGATTCATATCGCGTTGCGACGATCCCTTCCATACGAGATGACAACAAGACTGCTGATGGAATGCCGAAG TCGAGGAGGAAACACCCTAAGAAGACCAAATCAGAAAAAGCTGATGACCTCGATGATTTGAAACAGGAGTTAGATATCGACCATCATAAAATATCAATCGAAGAACTATATCAACGCCTACAATCAAACCCTGATACT GGTCTTTCACATGCCAAGGCCAAGGAAAACTTGGAACGAGATGGCCCAAACGCCCTCACACCTCCTAAACAAACCCCAGAATGGGTCAAATTCTGCAAGAACCTCTTTGGAGGCTTTGCCTTACTTTTATGGATTGGTGCAATCCTCTGCTTCATTGCCTATTCCATTCAGGCGAGCACAGTTGAAGAGCCTGCTGATGATAAT TTATACCTGGGTGTTGTACTGGCTGCTGTGGTTATCATCACTGGGTGCTTTTCGTATTATCAAGAAAGCAAGAGTTCTAAAATCATGGAGTCTTTCAAAAACATGGTTCCCCAG TTTGCTACAGTGCTTCGTGATGGTGAAAAGTTGACCTTAAGAGCTGAAGACATTGTTATAGGTGATGTTGTTGAGGTTAAGTTTGGAGATCGTATTCCAGCAGACATCCGTATCATCGAATCTCGAGGCTTTAAGGTGGATAACTCTTCCCTCACTGGTGAATCTGAACCTCAAAGCCGTGGCCCTGAATTCACCAATGAAAATCCACTTGAAACCAAAAATTTGGCTTTCTTCTCCACTAATGCTGTGGAAG GCACTGCTAAGGGCATTGTGATAAGCTGTGGTGACAATACTGTCATGGGACGAATTGCTGGTTTGGCTTCAGGCCTTGATACTGGCGAGACCCCCATTGCTAAGGAAATCCACCATTTCATTCACTTGATCACTGGAGTAGCTGTGTTCTTAGGTGTAACCTTCTTCGTAATTGCTTTCATTCTTGGTTATCACTGGCTGGATGCTGTCATTTTCCTCATTGGTATCATTGTAGCCAATGTGCCAGAAGGATTGCTGGCTACTGTCACG GTGTGTTTGACTCTAACTGCCAAACGAATGGCTTCCAAGAACTGCCTTGTGAAGAATTTGGAAGCTGTAGAAACCTTGGGATCCACCTCCACCATCTGCTCTGATAAAACTGGCACCCTTACCCAAAACAGGATGACAGTGGCTCACATGTGGTTTGACAATCAGATCATTGAAGCTGATACCACTGAGGATCAGTCTG GAGTACAATACGACAGGACAAGCCCAGGTTTCAAGGCATTGGCTCGCATTGCTACCCTCTGCAATCGTGCTGAGTTCAAGGGAGGTCAAGATGGTGTACCAATTCTTAAAAA GGAAGTTAATGGTGATGCTTCTGAGGCTGCCCTTCTGAAATGTATGGAATTGGCTCTTGGAGATGTTTTGAGTATCCGAAAGCGCAACAAGAAGGTGTGTGAAATTCCATTCAACTCGACCAACAAATACCAGGTGTCAATTCATGAAACAGAAGAAGCAAATGACCCACGACACTTGCTTGTGATGAAGGGTGCTCCAGAGCGAATCTTGGACAGGTGCTCCACCATCTTCATCAACGGAAAGGAGAAGGTTCTGGATGAAGAGATGAAAGAGGCTTTCAACAATGCTTACTTGGAACTTGGTGGTCTTGGAGAGCGAGTTTTGG GTTTCTGTGACTTCATGCTGCCGTCTGACAAATTCCCTCTGGGATTCCACTTTGACTGTGATGACCCTAACTTCCCCATCTCAAATCTCCGATTTGTTGGCCTCATGTCTATGATTGATCCTCCCCGAGCTGCTGTGCCTGATGCTGTTGCCAAGTGCCGTTCTGCTGGTATTAAGGTCATCATGGTTACTGGTGATCATCCTATCACTGCCAAGGCTATTGCCAAGTCTGTTGGAATTATTTCTGAAG GAAATGAAACTGTTGAAGACATTGCCCAGCGTTTGAATATCCCAGTTTCTGAAGTCAATCCCAGGGAAGCTAAGGCAGCTGTTGTCCACGGATCGGAACTGAGAGAATTGTCATCTGACCAGCTGGATGAAATTTTGAG GCATCATACAGAAATTGTGTTTGCCAGAACTTCTCCTCAGCAGAAACTCATCATTGTTGAAGGCTGTCAGCGAATGGGAGCAATTGTGGCTGTGACAGGTGACGGTGTGAATGACTCTCCTGCTCTGAAAAAAGCTGACATTG gTGTTGCCATGGGTATCGCAGGTTCTGATGTGTCCAAACAAGCTGCTGACATGATTCTGCTTGATGATAACTTTGCCTCCATTGTGACTGGTGTAGAGGAAGGACGACTGATTTTTGACAACCTGAAGAAGTCCATTGCCTACACCCTGACTTCCAACATTCCTGAAATTTCACCTTTCCTGCTTTTCATCTTGGCTGATGTACCTCTTCCTCTTGGCACTGTCACCATTCTTTGCATTGATTTGGGAACTGACATG GTCCCTGCCATTTCCCTGGCCTATGAAGAAGCTGAATCTGATATCATGAAGCGACAGCCCCGAAATCCTTTCACAGATAAACTTGTAAACGAAAG GCTAATTTCCATGGCCTATGGGCAAATTGGAATGATCCAAGCGGCTGCTGGCTTCTTTGTATACTTTGTAATCATGGCAGAGAATGGTTTCTTGCCAATGAAACTCCTTGGAATCCGAAAGCAGTGGGATTCCAAGGCTGTAAATGATCTGACTGACTCCTATGGCCAAGAATGG ACTTACCGGGACAGGAAGACCCTTGAGTACACTTGCCATACAGCCTTCTTTGCCTCCATTGTCATTGTACAGTGGGCTGACTTAATTATCTGCAAAACCCGACGAAACTCAATTGTTCATCAGGGAATGAA GAATTGGGTGTTGAACTTTGGGCTGTTGTTTGAAACTGCGTTGGCTGCTTTCTTGTCATACACTCCTGGAATGGACAAAGGATTGAGAATGTTCCCTCTGAA
- the LOC124168491 gene encoding sodium/potassium-transporting ATPase subunit alpha isoform X4 has product MYTSSSLSAESNPSTTKGYRQKSERDMIPGFALDTVEVLHSTMMVLDDNPSQHGRSDSYRVATIPSIRDDNKTADGMPKSRRKHPKKTKSEKADDLDDLKQELDIDHHKISIEELYQRLQSNPDTGLSHAKAKENLERDGPNALTPPKQTPEWVKFCKNLFGGFALLLWIGAILCFIAYSIQASTVEEPADDNLYLGVVLAAVVIITGCFSYYQESKSSKIMESFKNMVPQFATVLRDGEKLTLRAEDIVIGDVVEVKFGDRIPADIRIIESRGFKVDNSSLTGESEPQSRGPEFTNENPLETKNLAFFSTNAVEGTAKGIVISCGDNTVMGRIAGLASGLDTGETPIAKEIHHFIHLITGVAVFLGVTFFVIAFILGYHWLDAVIFLIGIIVANVPEGLLATVTVCLTLTAKRMASKNCLVKNLEAVETLGSTSTICSDKTGTLTQNRMTVAHMWFDNQIIEADTTEDQSGVQYDRTSPGFKALARIATLCNRAEFKGGQDGVPILKKEVNGDASEAALLKCMELALGDVLSIRKRNKKVCEIPFNSTNKYQVSIHETEEANDPRHLLVMKGAPERILDRCSTIFINGKEKVLDEEMKEAFNNAYLELGGLGERVLGFCDFMLPSDKFPLGFHFDCDDPNFPISNLRFVGLMSMIDPPRAAVPDAVAKCRSAGIKVIMVTGDHPITAKAIAKSVGIISEGNETVEDIAQRLNIPVSEVNPREAKAAVVHGSELRELSSDQLDEILRHHTEIVFARTSPQQKLIIVEGCQRMGAIVAVTGDGVNDSPALKKADIGVAMGIAGSDVSKQAADMILLDDNFASIVTGVEEGRLIFDNLKKSIAYTLTSNIPEISPFLLFILADVPLPLGTVTILCIDLGTDMLPAISLAYEEAESDIMKRRPRNPWLDKLVNERLISMAYGQIGMIQAAAGFFVYFVIMAENGFLPMKLLGIRKQWDSKAVNDLTDSYGQEWTYRDRKTLEYTCHTAFFASIVIVQWADLIICKTRRNSIVHQGMKNWVLNFGLLFETALAAFLSYTPGMDKGLRMFPLKFAWWLPALPFSLAIFIYDESRRFYLRRNPGGWLEQETYY; this is encoded by the exons CATGGACGTTCTGATTCATATCGCGTTGCGACGATCCCTTCCATACGAGATGACAACAAGACTGCTGATGGAATGCCGAAG TCGAGGAGGAAACACCCTAAGAAGACCAAATCAGAAAAAGCTGATGACCTCGATGATTTGAAACAGGAGTTAGATATCGACCATCATAAAATATCAATCGAAGAACTATATCAACGCCTACAATCAAACCCTGATACT GGTCTTTCACATGCCAAGGCCAAGGAAAACTTGGAACGAGATGGCCCAAACGCCCTCACACCTCCTAAACAAACCCCAGAATGGGTCAAATTCTGCAAGAACCTCTTTGGAGGCTTTGCCTTACTTTTATGGATTGGTGCAATCCTCTGCTTCATTGCCTATTCCATTCAGGCGAGCACAGTTGAAGAGCCTGCTGATGATAAT TTATACCTGGGTGTTGTACTGGCTGCTGTGGTTATCATCACTGGGTGCTTTTCGTATTATCAAGAAAGCAAGAGTTCTAAAATCATGGAGTCTTTCAAAAACATGGTTCCCCAG TTTGCTACAGTGCTTCGTGATGGTGAAAAGTTGACCTTAAGAGCTGAAGACATTGTTATAGGTGATGTTGTTGAGGTTAAGTTTGGAGATCGTATTCCAGCAGACATCCGTATCATCGAATCTCGAGGCTTTAAGGTGGATAACTCTTCCCTCACTGGTGAATCTGAACCTCAAAGCCGTGGCCCTGAATTCACCAATGAAAATCCACTTGAAACCAAAAATTTGGCTTTCTTCTCCACTAATGCTGTGGAAG GCACTGCTAAGGGCATTGTGATAAGCTGTGGTGACAATACTGTCATGGGACGAATTGCTGGTTTGGCTTCAGGCCTTGATACTGGCGAGACCCCCATTGCTAAGGAAATCCACCATTTCATTCACTTGATCACTGGAGTAGCTGTGTTCTTAGGTGTAACCTTCTTCGTAATTGCTTTCATTCTTGGTTATCACTGGCTGGATGCTGTCATTTTCCTCATTGGTATCATTGTAGCCAATGTGCCAGAAGGATTGCTGGCTACTGTCACG GTGTGTTTGACTCTAACTGCCAAACGAATGGCTTCCAAGAACTGCCTTGTGAAGAATTTGGAAGCTGTAGAAACCTTGGGATCCACCTCCACCATCTGCTCTGATAAAACTGGCACCCTTACCCAAAACAGGATGACAGTGGCTCACATGTGGTTTGACAATCAGATCATTGAAGCTGATACCACTGAGGATCAGTCTG GAGTACAATACGACAGGACAAGCCCAGGTTTCAAGGCATTGGCTCGCATTGCTACCCTCTGCAATCGTGCTGAGTTCAAGGGAGGTCAAGATGGTGTACCAATTCTTAAAAA GGAAGTTAATGGTGATGCTTCTGAGGCTGCCCTTCTGAAATGTATGGAATTGGCTCTTGGAGATGTTTTGAGTATCCGAAAGCGCAACAAGAAGGTGTGTGAAATTCCATTCAACTCGACCAACAAATACCAGGTGTCAATTCATGAAACAGAAGAAGCAAATGACCCACGACACTTGCTTGTGATGAAGGGTGCTCCAGAGCGAATCTTGGACAGGTGCTCCACCATCTTCATCAACGGAAAGGAGAAGGTTCTGGATGAAGAGATGAAAGAGGCTTTCAACAATGCTTACTTGGAACTTGGTGGTCTTGGAGAGCGAGTTTTGG GTTTCTGTGACTTCATGCTGCCGTCTGACAAATTCCCTCTGGGATTCCACTTTGACTGTGATGACCCTAACTTCCCCATCTCAAATCTCCGATTTGTTGGCCTCATGTCTATGATTGATCCTCCCCGAGCTGCTGTGCCTGATGCTGTTGCCAAGTGCCGTTCTGCTGGTATTAAGGTCATCATGGTTACTGGTGATCATCCTATCACTGCCAAGGCTATTGCCAAGTCTGTTGGAATTATTTCTGAAG GAAATGAAACTGTTGAAGACATTGCCCAGCGTTTGAATATCCCAGTTTCTGAAGTCAATCCCAGGGAAGCTAAGGCAGCTGTTGTCCACGGATCGGAACTGAGAGAATTGTCATCTGACCAGCTGGATGAAATTTTGAG GCATCATACAGAAATTGTGTTTGCCAGAACTTCTCCTCAGCAGAAACTCATCATTGTTGAAGGCTGTCAGCGAATGGGAGCAATTGTGGCTGTGACAGGTGACGGTGTGAATGACTCTCCTGCTCTGAAAAAAGCTGACATTG gTGTTGCCATGGGTATCGCAGGTTCTGATGTGTCCAAACAAGCTGCTGACATGATTCTGCTTGATGATAACTTTGCCTCCATTGTGACTGGTGTAGAGGAAGGACGACTGATTTTTGACAACCTGAAGAAGTCCATTGCCTACACCCTGACTTCCAACATTCCTGAAATTTCACCTTTCCTGCTTTTCATCTTGGCTGATGTACCTCTTCCTCTTGGCACTGTCACCATTCTTTGCATTGATTTGGGAACTGACATG TTGCCTGCCATTTCTCTGGCTTATGAGGAAGCCGAATCAGATATAATGAAGCGACGACCACGTAATCCGTGGTTAGACAAATTGGTTAATGAAAG GCTAATTTCCATGGCCTATGGGCAAATTGGAATGATCCAAGCGGCTGCTGGCTTCTTTGTATACTTTGTAATCATGGCAGAGAATGGTTTCTTGCCAATGAAACTCCTTGGAATCCGAAAGCAGTGGGATTCCAAGGCTGTAAATGATCTGACTGACTCCTATGGCCAAGAATGG ACTTACCGGGACAGGAAGACCCTTGAGTACACTTGCCATACAGCCTTCTTTGCCTCCATTGTCATTGTACAGTGGGCTGACTTAATTATCTGCAAAACCCGACGAAACTCAATTGTTCATCAGGGAATGAA GAATTGGGTGTTGAACTTTGGGCTGTTGTTTGAAACTGCGTTGGCTGCTTTCTTGTCATACACTCCTGGAATGGACAAAGGATTGAGAATGTTCCCTCTGAA